The genomic stretch GGGCAATCCGCCCATCAAACCGCGGCAAGTCTTCAATGAGCTCATCCAACTGTACATCGATGTATTTGTTCAGCACAAAGCCAAATGAACCTTCATCATTATGCTCGCAAAGCAGTACAACTGTTCGCTTGAAAAAAGGATCATCCAGATAGGGGTATGAAATGAGAATGCGCCCCCTTTGCGGAGCGAGTTTATTGGGAGGTGTGAAATCAATCATGGTCTGCAATGTATATAATCTGTGGCAATTTTGCCGCGTATGGCTCAAACAACGCTTCCCTCTTGTTGTTGCATACGGTATGCCAAAGCCATTGGTTTGGGAAACCTATCTTTGGCCTCGAAAACCGCCACACGATGAACGCACTGAATGAACATCTGTTTTCGGACAGGAAGGACTTTGAAAAGGGTAGGTTAGACGACGGGCAAATCCCTGAAAATCCGGCCGTGCTCTTTGAATATTGGCTGAAAGAAGCTATTGAGCGTCAGAACCCTGAACCTTATGCGTTTACTTTACTGACGAATAGTGCAGATGGATTTCCCGATGGGCGAATTGTGTATCTCCGAACCCTTGAAGACAACGGAGAACTTGTGTTTTTTACCAACTATAACAGCCAGAAAGCCCGGAACATTGATCAATCCAATAATGTAGGTGCTGTTTTTTTCTGGCCCAACAGCGAGCGACAGGTTCGCGTGTCGGGTTATGCTTCAAAAGTGCCCGGAGAGTTTTCGGACGCGTATTTTGCATCGCGCCCCCGCGAAAGCCAGATCGGTGCATGGACATCCGAACAGTCAAGTGAACTGGCTTCGCGCAGTATGTTGGAAGAGCGGTTTGCAGAAATGACAGAGCGGTTTGCTGTGGGCGATATTCCCCGCCCGCCCTTTTGGGGAGGCTACGCCATTTCGCCCGTAAAGTATGAGTTTTGGCAAGGAAGGCCCAATCGCCTTCACGACAGAATCGTTTACCGAAAAGAAAACGGTATTTGGTTGACCGCAAGATTGTCGCCGTAAGCCGCAGAAAATCTATTCCTTGCTTTCAGACGCAGCCTTTTTGGTTGCAGTCTTCTTAGCTGTGGTTTTGGCTGTTGACTTTGAGGAAGTCGTTGTTTTCTTGGCAGCAGTTGCTTTTTTGGCGGTAGTCGCTTTCTTGGCCGTGCTTGCTTTCTTGGCAGGGGCTTTCTTTGCAGTAGTGGCCGGCGCCTTTTCTTCCGCTGCCTCAGCTTTGGCAGGGGCTGTTTCTACGGTGTACTTTCTGAATTTTTGTTTTTTCTGGCGGGTGTTGCCGAAAGTTCCACGGATGCGTTTGCCTTTGGCGGTCTTGATATCTCCTTTTCCCATAGTGAATAGCTTTTTTGATGCGCTTTAAGCGCGGCCGACAAAGGTAACAATAAAAAAAAAACGCGTGAAGGCTTCGCCAGGAGCGGACTTTTGGTAATGGCCCCCCCCAAAAAAAAAAAGGCCCCTGAAAATCAGAGGCCTTTCAGTTTCGTTGATGACGCTTACTTTACTTTGTCAGAAAGGTCAGCACCAGCTTTGAATTTTACAACTTTCTTGGCTTTGATCTGGATTTCTTTTCCAGTCTGTGGGTTACGTCCAGTGCGGGCAGCACGGGTTGAAACCGCGAAAGAACCAAAACCGATGAGTGAAACACGGTTTCCTTTTTTCAATGCATCGGTAGTAGCACCGATAAATGCGTCAAGTGCGCGTTTTGCGTCAGCTTTCGAAAGTCCGGCATTTGCAGCCATTGCTTCAACTAATTCTGCTTTGTTCATGTTACAAGTGATTTAAGTTAAAAGAATAATCGTACGCGACAAAAATATGCGAAAATCCAAGTGCATCAAGCCTTTGACGACGAAAGCCCCCTTTTTGTTGATAAATACGGCTCTTTGTTAATAACTTGCCCTGAAAACCGCGTCACACGTGGGTTTTGGCTATTCTTCCACCGAAATTCGGTCGGTTGGATCAAACTTGGGAGTTTGAATAGATAAAACACCCAATGGACCATCTGAAGTAACTTTTACCGAATGGATGCTTCCGGAAGGAATAAATACATGAATGCCAGGTGATAGTTCGATTGTGTCAGCATTCAGCTTCATCAAGCCTTCCCCTTCCATAACCACAATGTGCTCGCTGTGTCGGGCATGATAATGAGACTTTACCTCGTCTTGCACCACTATATAGTAGGCCGTTGAAAGTGAGTCCTCGCTCAGTTTTTCAACCTGAACCCCATTTGGAGGAGATGTCATTGCAAGGGGAAGTTGTGTTTGCGCGTTGAGTGTTGAAGTGAGACAACAGTGAAACACGAGCCATAACAGCGGCATATTATTCGCAAACCTTTTCATGGTTATTGAAAATGAGTGAGATAATCTTGAGGTACGCCATTCAGGTACTCCCGTGTGGTCATTCGTCTTTTTCCCGGAGCCTGCAGACTCAGCACAGCGATGCTGCCGGAGCCGGTTCCAACCTCAAGTGTTTTTCCTGATACCGCGATTTCGCCTGGCGCGAGTTGTTGTTGTCCGGTTGTCGCATCGAGGATTTTAAAGGAAGCCCCGTCTGTTTGATGAATAGTGTATGCGCCCGGGTAGGGGCTGAGGCCTTTAATAAAACG from Cryomorphaceae bacterium encodes the following:
- a CDS encoding 30S ribosomal protein THX — encoded protein: MGKGDIKTAKGKRIRGTFGNTRQKKQKFRKYTVETAPAKAEAAEEKAPATTAKKAPAKKASTAKKATTAKKATAAKKTTTSSKSTAKTTAKKTATKKAASESKE
- a CDS encoding HU family DNA-binding protein, with the translated sequence MNKAELVEAMAANAGLSKADAKRALDAFIGATTDALKKGNRVSLIGFGSFAVSTRAARTGRNPQTGKEIQIKAKKVVKFKAGADLSDKVK
- the pdxH gene encoding pyridoxamine 5'-phosphate oxidase → MNALNEHLFSDRKDFEKGRLDDGQIPENPAVLFEYWLKEAIERQNPEPYAFTLLTNSADGFPDGRIVYLRTLEDNGELVFFTNYNSQKARNIDQSNNVGAVFFWPNSERQVRVSGYASKVPGEFSDAYFASRPRESQIGAWTSEQSSELASRSMLEERFAEMTERFAVGDIPRPPFWGGYAISPVKYEFWQGRPNRLHDRIVYRKENGIWLTARLSP
- a CDS encoding cupin domain-containing protein, with product MKRFANNMPLLWLVFHCCLTSTLNAQTQLPLAMTSPPNGVQVEKLSEDSLSTAYYIVVQDEVKSHYHARHSEHIVVMEGEGLMKLNADTIELSPGIHVFIPSGSIHSVKVTSDGPLGVLSIQTPKFDPTDRISVEE